The Manis javanica isolate MJ-LG chromosome 2, MJ_LKY, whole genome shotgun sequence genome contains a region encoding:
- the ZNF658 gene encoding zinc finger protein 658 isoform X3, producing MWRLGMRARQQKMNIAEGSVSFKDVTVELTQEEWQALGPAQRTLYRDVMLENYSHLVSVGYCITKPEVIFKLEQGEEPWSLEEEFLHQRHPGYYKVDVHIQQNQEKQEKLLWQVIFIDNKTLNKERQKVLEKIFNLNITPQFLGKMPCTCDSLGMNVPVVSELIISDRIYSRKKIDYMNVCEKIQLDTKHEKIHTEEKSCEYNKNMKTLNYKEDHQKFQTLKQSFESNECGNVLLDNSDCVTAKSSVIREESCTDDEFRKTGDKATVFNCTRTGTREKCFLLSECGKSCDKTVVKYGKVQMTKTHHECNENENNCSRNSPLTKAQRTITGQETFASNKCEENLSQSSAHIIPQKTQTGDKFCVYSGCTSAFYQKSDIIMHQRTHTEEKLYQCGKYGKSLHQNSAPNVYQQSDTGEKSFECNECRTCFYQNPHQRMHSGVKCYKCEKCGNSFCSDSYLFYPRTDTGVSLYGRNECGKTFCQKSDLVEHLTVHTKEKPYDNSGFGKSYKKSAFILHLKTHTEMKPFQSIEYGKTFSETAYLKEHQRTQTGEKCFECIECGRAFSKTSQLSAHQTIHRSKKPYGCIECGKSFSHRAHLSAHQRIHTGEKPCGCNECGKTFADNSTLRAHQRIHTGKKPYECSECGRSFAHVSVLKAHQRIHTGEKPYECNDCGRSFTHNSALRAHQRIHTGEKPYECNDCAKTFAHNSALRVHQRTHTGEKPYECHQCKKTFAHNSALRAHQKIHTREKLYECNECGKTFSQKTHLSTHQRIHTGEKPYECSECGKTFSQKSYLSGHERIHKGEKPYECSRCQKTFVYKAALTVHQRIHTGEKPYKCNECGKTFSQRTHLSAHQRIHTGEKPYECNECGKTFADSSALRAHQRTHTGERPYECNECGKTFSKTSHLRAHLRTRTGEKPYECNECGKTFSQKSYVMAHQRTHTGEKPYECNICGKPFAHNSTLRVHQRIHTGVKSYECNECGKTFSQKSHLSAHQRIHTGEKPYECNECGKAFAQNSTLRVHQRIHTGEKPYECSECKKTFVRKAALRVHHTRMHTRVKTLAYNEFGKS from the coding sequence gaTACTACAAAGTTGATGTCCACATTCAGCAGAACCAGGAAAAGCAAGAGAAACTGCTGTGGCAAGTAATATTCATTGATAACAAAACACTGAATAAAGAAAGGcagaaagttttagaaaaaatatttaatctgaACATAACTCCacaatttttaggaaaaatgCCCTGTACATGTGATTCACTTGGAATGAATGTGCCAGTTGTTTCTGAATTGATTATTAGTGACAGAATTTATTCAAGAAAGAAGATTGATTATATGAATGTATGTGAAAAGATACAGCTTGATACTAAGCATGAGAAAATTCATACTGAAGAGAAGTCTTGTGaatataacaaaaatatgaaaactctCAATTATAAGGAAGATCATCAGAAATTTCAAACGCTGAAGCAATCTTTTGAATCTAATGAATGTGGAAATGTTTTACTTGATAACTCAGACTGTGTTACAGCTAAGAGTTCTGTGATAAGAGAGGAATCCTGTACAGATGATGAATTTAGGAAAACCGGTGATAAAGCAACTGTATTTAACTGCACAAGAACTGGCACAAGGGAGAAATGCTTTCTTCttagtgaatgtgggaaatcttGTGACAAAACCGTTGTGAAATACGGTAAAGTTCAAATGACTAAGACACATCATGAATGTAATGAAAATGAGAATAACTGCAGCAGGAATTCACCCCTCACTAAAGCTCAGAGAACCATTACAGGACAGGAAACTTTTGCAAGCAATAAATGTGAAGAAAACTTGAGCCAGAGCTCAGCCCATATAATACCTCAGAAGACACAAACTGGTGATAAATTCTGTGTGTACAGTGGATGTACAAGTGCTTTCTATCAAAAATCAGACATTATAATGCATCAGAGAACTCACACAGAAGAGAAACTCTACCAATGTGGTAAATACGGGAAGTCCCTTCATCAAAACTCAGCTCCCAATGTATATCAGCAAAGTGACACAGGAGAGAAGTCATTTGAGTGTAATGAATGCAGGACATGCTTTTACCAGAATCCTCATCAGAGGATGCACTCAGGAGTGAAATGTTACAAATGTGAGAAATGTGGGAATTCTTTTTGTTCAGATTCATACCTTTTTTATCCTAGAACTGATACGGGTGTCAGTCTCTATGGACGCAATGAATGTGGGAAAACTTTTTGTCAGAAGTCAGACCTTGTTGAACATCTGACAGTTCACACAAAGGAGAAACCTTATGATAACAGTGGATTTGGGAAATCTTACAAGAAATCTGCCTTCATCTTACACTTGAAAACACACACAGAGATGAAACCCTTTCAAAGTATTGAATATGGGAAAACATTCTCTGAGACGGCATATCTCAAAGAACATCAGAGAACTCAAACAGGAGAGAAATGCTTTGAATGTATTGAATGTGGGAGAGCTTTCTCCAAGACATCACAACTCAGTGCACATCAGACAATTCACAGAAGCAAAAAACCCTATGGATGTATTGAATGTGGGAAGTCTTTCTCCCACAGGGCACACCTCAGTgcacatcagagaattcatacaggagagaagccctgtggatgtaatgaatgtgggaaaacTTTTGCTGATAATTCAACCCTCAGAGcacatcagagaattcacacaGGCAAAAAACCCTATGAGTGTAGTGAGTGTGGTAGGTCTTTTGCCCATGTATCTGTTCTCAAAgcacatcagagaattcatacaggggagaaaccctatgaatgtaatgaCTGTGGTAGGTCTTTCACCCATAACTCAGCCCTCAGAGcacatcagagaattcacacaggggagaaaccttatgaatgtaatGACTGTGCGAAAACTTTTGCCCATAACTCAGCCCTCAGAGTACATCAGAGAACTCACACAggggagaaaccctatgaatgccATCAGTGTAAGAAAACTTTTGCCCATAATTCAGCCCTCAGAGCACATCAGAAAATTCATACAAGAGAGAAACTctatgaatgtaatgaatgtgggaaaacTTTTTCCCAAAAGACACACCTCAGTACACACCAGAGAATTCACACAggggagaaaccctatgaatgcagtgaatgtgggaaaacCTTCTCCCAGAAATCATACCTCAGTGGACATGAGAGAATTCATAAAGGAGAAAAGCCTTATGAATGTAGTAGATGTCAGAAAACTTTTGTCTATAAGGCAGCCCTTACAGTCCATCAAAGAattcacacaggagagaaaccctacaaatgtaatgaatgtggaaaaACTTTCTCCCAAAGGACACACCTTAGTGcacatcagagaattcacacaggagaaaaaccttatgaatgtaatgaatgtgggaaaacTTTTGCTGATAGTTCAGCTCTCAGGGCACATCAGAGAACTCACACAGGGGAAAGACCctatgaatgtaatgaatgtggaaaaACTTTCTCCAAGACATCACACCTCAGAGCACATCTGAGGACTCGCACAggggagaaaccctatgaatgtaatgaatgtgggaaaacTTTTTCTCAGAAATCTTATGTTATGGCACATCAGAGAACTCACACAggggagaaaccctatgaatgtaataTATGTGGGAAACCTTTTGCCCACAATTCAACCCTCAGAGTACATCAAAGAATTCACACAGGTGTAAAATCctatgaatgtaatgaatgtgggaaaacTTTTTCTCAAAAGTCACACCTCAGTGCACACCAGAGAATTCACACAGGAGAAAAACCCTATGAGTgtaatgaatgtggaaaagcTTTTGCCCAAAATTCAACTCTCAGAGtacatcagagaattcacacaggggagaaaccttatgaatgtagTGAGTGCAAGAAAACTTTTGTCCGTAAGGCAGCTCTTAGAGTGCATCACACCAGAATGCACACCAGAGTGAAAACTCTTGCATATAATGAATTTGGAAAGTCCTAA
- the ZNF658 gene encoding zinc finger protein 658 isoform X2, with translation MWRLGMRARKQQKMNIAEGSVSFKDVTVELTQEEWQALGPAQRTLYRDVMLENYSHLVSVGYCITKPEVIFKLEQGEEPWSLEEEFLHQRHPGYYKVDVHIQQNQEKQEKLLWQVIFIDNKTLNKERQKVLEKIFNLNITPQFLGKMPCTCDSLGMNVPVVSELIISDRIYSRKKIDYMNVCEKIQLDTKHEKIHTEEKSCEYNKNMKTLNYKEDHQKFQTLKQSFESNECGNVLLDNSDCVTAKSSVIREESCTDDEFRKTGDKATVFNCTRTGTREKCFLLSECGKSCDKTVVKYGKVQMTKTHHECNENENNCSRNSPLTKAQRTITGQETFASNKCEENLSQSSAHIIPQKTQTGDKFCVYSGCTSAFYQKSDIIMHQRTHTEEKLYQCGKYGKSLHQNSAPNVYQQSDTGEKSFECNECRTCFYQNPHQRMHSGVKCYKCEKCGNSFCSDSYLFYPRTDTGVSLYGRNECGKTFCQKSDLVEHLTVHTKEKPYDNSGFGKSYKKSAFILHLKTHTEMKPFQSIEYGKTFSETAYLKEHQRTQTGEKCFECIECGRAFSKTSQLSAHQTIHRSKKPYGCIECGKSFSHRAHLSAHQRIHTGEKPCGCNECGKTFADNSTLRAHQRIHTGKKPYECSECGRSFAHVSVLKAHQRIHTGEKPYECNDCGRSFTHNSALRAHQRIHTGEKPYECNDCAKTFAHNSALRVHQRTHTGEKPYECHQCKKTFAHNSALRAHQKIHTREKLYECNECGKTFSQKTHLSTHQRIHTGEKPYECSECGKTFSQKSYLSGHERIHKGEKPYECSRCQKTFVYKAALTVHQRIHTGEKPYKCNECGKTFSQRTHLSAHQRIHTGEKPYECNECGKTFADSSALRAHQRTHTGERPYECNECGKTFSKTSHLRAHLRTRTGEKPYECNECGKTFSQKSYVMAHQRTHTGEKPYECNICGKPFAHNSTLRVHQRIHTGVKSYECNECGKTFSQKSHLSAHQRIHTGEKPYECNECGKAFAQNSTLRVHQRIHTGEKPYECSECKKTFVRKAALRVHHTRMHTRVKTLAYNEFGKS, from the coding sequence gaTACTACAAAGTTGATGTCCACATTCAGCAGAACCAGGAAAAGCAAGAGAAACTGCTGTGGCAAGTAATATTCATTGATAACAAAACACTGAATAAAGAAAGGcagaaagttttagaaaaaatatttaatctgaACATAACTCCacaatttttaggaaaaatgCCCTGTACATGTGATTCACTTGGAATGAATGTGCCAGTTGTTTCTGAATTGATTATTAGTGACAGAATTTATTCAAGAAAGAAGATTGATTATATGAATGTATGTGAAAAGATACAGCTTGATACTAAGCATGAGAAAATTCATACTGAAGAGAAGTCTTGTGaatataacaaaaatatgaaaactctCAATTATAAGGAAGATCATCAGAAATTTCAAACGCTGAAGCAATCTTTTGAATCTAATGAATGTGGAAATGTTTTACTTGATAACTCAGACTGTGTTACAGCTAAGAGTTCTGTGATAAGAGAGGAATCCTGTACAGATGATGAATTTAGGAAAACCGGTGATAAAGCAACTGTATTTAACTGCACAAGAACTGGCACAAGGGAGAAATGCTTTCTTCttagtgaatgtgggaaatcttGTGACAAAACCGTTGTGAAATACGGTAAAGTTCAAATGACTAAGACACATCATGAATGTAATGAAAATGAGAATAACTGCAGCAGGAATTCACCCCTCACTAAAGCTCAGAGAACCATTACAGGACAGGAAACTTTTGCAAGCAATAAATGTGAAGAAAACTTGAGCCAGAGCTCAGCCCATATAATACCTCAGAAGACACAAACTGGTGATAAATTCTGTGTGTACAGTGGATGTACAAGTGCTTTCTATCAAAAATCAGACATTATAATGCATCAGAGAACTCACACAGAAGAGAAACTCTACCAATGTGGTAAATACGGGAAGTCCCTTCATCAAAACTCAGCTCCCAATGTATATCAGCAAAGTGACACAGGAGAGAAGTCATTTGAGTGTAATGAATGCAGGACATGCTTTTACCAGAATCCTCATCAGAGGATGCACTCAGGAGTGAAATGTTACAAATGTGAGAAATGTGGGAATTCTTTTTGTTCAGATTCATACCTTTTTTATCCTAGAACTGATACGGGTGTCAGTCTCTATGGACGCAATGAATGTGGGAAAACTTTTTGTCAGAAGTCAGACCTTGTTGAACATCTGACAGTTCACACAAAGGAGAAACCTTATGATAACAGTGGATTTGGGAAATCTTACAAGAAATCTGCCTTCATCTTACACTTGAAAACACACACAGAGATGAAACCCTTTCAAAGTATTGAATATGGGAAAACATTCTCTGAGACGGCATATCTCAAAGAACATCAGAGAACTCAAACAGGAGAGAAATGCTTTGAATGTATTGAATGTGGGAGAGCTTTCTCCAAGACATCACAACTCAGTGCACATCAGACAATTCACAGAAGCAAAAAACCCTATGGATGTATTGAATGTGGGAAGTCTTTCTCCCACAGGGCACACCTCAGTgcacatcagagaattcatacaggagagaagccctgtggatgtaatgaatgtgggaaaacTTTTGCTGATAATTCAACCCTCAGAGcacatcagagaattcacacaGGCAAAAAACCCTATGAGTGTAGTGAGTGTGGTAGGTCTTTTGCCCATGTATCTGTTCTCAAAgcacatcagagaattcatacaggggagaaaccctatgaatgtaatgaCTGTGGTAGGTCTTTCACCCATAACTCAGCCCTCAGAGcacatcagagaattcacacaggggagaaaccttatgaatgtaatGACTGTGCGAAAACTTTTGCCCATAACTCAGCCCTCAGAGTACATCAGAGAACTCACACAggggagaaaccctatgaatgccATCAGTGTAAGAAAACTTTTGCCCATAATTCAGCCCTCAGAGCACATCAGAAAATTCATACAAGAGAGAAACTctatgaatgtaatgaatgtgggaaaacTTTTTCCCAAAAGACACACCTCAGTACACACCAGAGAATTCACACAggggagaaaccctatgaatgcagtgaatgtgggaaaacCTTCTCCCAGAAATCATACCTCAGTGGACATGAGAGAATTCATAAAGGAGAAAAGCCTTATGAATGTAGTAGATGTCAGAAAACTTTTGTCTATAAGGCAGCCCTTACAGTCCATCAAAGAattcacacaggagagaaaccctacaaatgtaatgaatgtggaaaaACTTTCTCCCAAAGGACACACCTTAGTGcacatcagagaattcacacaggagaaaaaccttatgaatgtaatgaatgtgggaaaacTTTTGCTGATAGTTCAGCTCTCAGGGCACATCAGAGAACTCACACAGGGGAAAGACCctatgaatgtaatgaatgtggaaaaACTTTCTCCAAGACATCACACCTCAGAGCACATCTGAGGACTCGCACAggggagaaaccctatgaatgtaatgaatgtgggaaaacTTTTTCTCAGAAATCTTATGTTATGGCACATCAGAGAACTCACACAggggagaaaccctatgaatgtaataTATGTGGGAAACCTTTTGCCCACAATTCAACCCTCAGAGTACATCAAAGAATTCACACAGGTGTAAAATCctatgaatgtaatgaatgtgggaaaacTTTTTCTCAAAAGTCACACCTCAGTGCACACCAGAGAATTCACACAGGAGAAAAACCCTATGAGTgtaatgaatgtggaaaagcTTTTGCCCAAAATTCAACTCTCAGAGtacatcagagaattcacacaggggagaaaccttatgaatgtagTGAGTGCAAGAAAACTTTTGTCCGTAAGGCAGCTCTTAGAGTGCATCACACCAGAATGCACACCAGAGTGAAAACTCTTGCATATAATGAATTTGGAAAGTCCTAA
- the ZNF658 gene encoding zinc finger protein 658 isoform X6, producing MLENYSHLVSVGYCITKPEVIFKLEQGEEPWSLEEEFLHQRHPGYYKVDVHIQQNQEKQEKLLWQVIFIDNKTLNKERQKVLEKIFNLNITPQFLGKMPCTCDSLGMNVPVVSELIISDRIYSRKKIDYMNVCEKIQLDTKHEKIHTEEKSCEYNKNMKTLNYKEDHQKFQTLKQSFESNECGNVLLDNSDCVTAKSSVIREESCTDDEFRKTGDKATVFNCTRTGTREKCFLLSECGKSCDKTVVKYGKVQMTKTHHECNENENNCSRNSPLTKAQRTITGQETFASNKCEENLSQSSAHIIPQKTQTGDKFCVYSGCTSAFYQKSDIIMHQRTHTEEKLYQCGKYGKSLHQNSAPNVYQQSDTGEKSFECNECRTCFYQNPHQRMHSGVKCYKCEKCGNSFCSDSYLFYPRTDTGVSLYGRNECGKTFCQKSDLVEHLTVHTKEKPYDNSGFGKSYKKSAFILHLKTHTEMKPFQSIEYGKTFSETAYLKEHQRTQTGEKCFECIECGRAFSKTSQLSAHQTIHRSKKPYGCIECGKSFSHRAHLSAHQRIHTGEKPCGCNECGKTFADNSTLRAHQRIHTGKKPYECSECGRSFAHVSVLKAHQRIHTGEKPYECNDCGRSFTHNSALRAHQRIHTGEKPYECNDCAKTFAHNSALRVHQRTHTGEKPYECHQCKKTFAHNSALRAHQKIHTREKLYECNECGKTFSQKTHLSTHQRIHTGEKPYECSECGKTFSQKSYLSGHERIHKGEKPYECSRCQKTFVYKAALTVHQRIHTGEKPYKCNECGKTFSQRTHLSAHQRIHTGEKPYECNECGKTFADSSALRAHQRTHTGERPYECNECGKTFSKTSHLRAHLRTRTGEKPYECNECGKTFSQKSYVMAHQRTHTGEKPYECNICGKPFAHNSTLRVHQRIHTGVKSYECNECGKTFSQKSHLSAHQRIHTGEKPYECNECGKAFAQNSTLRVHQRIHTGEKPYECSECKKTFVRKAALRVHHTRMHTRVKTLAYNEFGKS from the coding sequence gaTACTACAAAGTTGATGTCCACATTCAGCAGAACCAGGAAAAGCAAGAGAAACTGCTGTGGCAAGTAATATTCATTGATAACAAAACACTGAATAAAGAAAGGcagaaagttttagaaaaaatatttaatctgaACATAACTCCacaatttttaggaaaaatgCCCTGTACATGTGATTCACTTGGAATGAATGTGCCAGTTGTTTCTGAATTGATTATTAGTGACAGAATTTATTCAAGAAAGAAGATTGATTATATGAATGTATGTGAAAAGATACAGCTTGATACTAAGCATGAGAAAATTCATACTGAAGAGAAGTCTTGTGaatataacaaaaatatgaaaactctCAATTATAAGGAAGATCATCAGAAATTTCAAACGCTGAAGCAATCTTTTGAATCTAATGAATGTGGAAATGTTTTACTTGATAACTCAGACTGTGTTACAGCTAAGAGTTCTGTGATAAGAGAGGAATCCTGTACAGATGATGAATTTAGGAAAACCGGTGATAAAGCAACTGTATTTAACTGCACAAGAACTGGCACAAGGGAGAAATGCTTTCTTCttagtgaatgtgggaaatcttGTGACAAAACCGTTGTGAAATACGGTAAAGTTCAAATGACTAAGACACATCATGAATGTAATGAAAATGAGAATAACTGCAGCAGGAATTCACCCCTCACTAAAGCTCAGAGAACCATTACAGGACAGGAAACTTTTGCAAGCAATAAATGTGAAGAAAACTTGAGCCAGAGCTCAGCCCATATAATACCTCAGAAGACACAAACTGGTGATAAATTCTGTGTGTACAGTGGATGTACAAGTGCTTTCTATCAAAAATCAGACATTATAATGCATCAGAGAACTCACACAGAAGAGAAACTCTACCAATGTGGTAAATACGGGAAGTCCCTTCATCAAAACTCAGCTCCCAATGTATATCAGCAAAGTGACACAGGAGAGAAGTCATTTGAGTGTAATGAATGCAGGACATGCTTTTACCAGAATCCTCATCAGAGGATGCACTCAGGAGTGAAATGTTACAAATGTGAGAAATGTGGGAATTCTTTTTGTTCAGATTCATACCTTTTTTATCCTAGAACTGATACGGGTGTCAGTCTCTATGGACGCAATGAATGTGGGAAAACTTTTTGTCAGAAGTCAGACCTTGTTGAACATCTGACAGTTCACACAAAGGAGAAACCTTATGATAACAGTGGATTTGGGAAATCTTACAAGAAATCTGCCTTCATCTTACACTTGAAAACACACACAGAGATGAAACCCTTTCAAAGTATTGAATATGGGAAAACATTCTCTGAGACGGCATATCTCAAAGAACATCAGAGAACTCAAACAGGAGAGAAATGCTTTGAATGTATTGAATGTGGGAGAGCTTTCTCCAAGACATCACAACTCAGTGCACATCAGACAATTCACAGAAGCAAAAAACCCTATGGATGTATTGAATGTGGGAAGTCTTTCTCCCACAGGGCACACCTCAGTgcacatcagagaattcatacaggagagaagccctgtggatgtaatgaatgtgggaaaacTTTTGCTGATAATTCAACCCTCAGAGcacatcagagaattcacacaGGCAAAAAACCCTATGAGTGTAGTGAGTGTGGTAGGTCTTTTGCCCATGTATCTGTTCTCAAAgcacatcagagaattcatacaggggagaaaccctatgaatgtaatgaCTGTGGTAGGTCTTTCACCCATAACTCAGCCCTCAGAGcacatcagagaattcacacaggggagaaaccttatgaatgtaatGACTGTGCGAAAACTTTTGCCCATAACTCAGCCCTCAGAGTACATCAGAGAACTCACACAggggagaaaccctatgaatgccATCAGTGTAAGAAAACTTTTGCCCATAATTCAGCCCTCAGAGCACATCAGAAAATTCATACAAGAGAGAAACTctatgaatgtaatgaatgtgggaaaacTTTTTCCCAAAAGACACACCTCAGTACACACCAGAGAATTCACACAggggagaaaccctatgaatgcagtgaatgtgggaaaacCTTCTCCCAGAAATCATACCTCAGTGGACATGAGAGAATTCATAAAGGAGAAAAGCCTTATGAATGTAGTAGATGTCAGAAAACTTTTGTCTATAAGGCAGCCCTTACAGTCCATCAAAGAattcacacaggagagaaaccctacaaatgtaatgaatgtggaaaaACTTTCTCCCAAAGGACACACCTTAGTGcacatcagagaattcacacaggagaaaaaccttatgaatgtaatgaatgtgggaaaacTTTTGCTGATAGTTCAGCTCTCAGGGCACATCAGAGAACTCACACAGGGGAAAGACCctatgaatgtaatgaatgtggaaaaACTTTCTCCAAGACATCACACCTCAGAGCACATCTGAGGACTCGCACAggggagaaaccctatgaatgtaatgaatgtgggaaaacTTTTTCTCAGAAATCTTATGTTATGGCACATCAGAGAACTCACACAggggagaaaccctatgaatgtaataTATGTGGGAAACCTTTTGCCCACAATTCAACCCTCAGAGTACATCAAAGAATTCACACAGGTGTAAAATCctatgaatgtaatgaatgtgggaaaacTTTTTCTCAAAAGTCACACCTCAGTGCACACCAGAGAATTCACACAGGAGAAAAACCCTATGAGTgtaatgaatgtggaaaagcTTTTGCCCAAAATTCAACTCTCAGAGtacatcagagaattcacacaggggagaaaccttatgaatgtagTGAGTGCAAGAAAACTTTTGTCCGTAAGGCAGCTCTTAGAGTGCATCACACCAGAATGCACACCAGAGTGAAAACTCTTGCATATAATGAATTTGGAAAGTCCTAA